Proteins encoded by one window of Cyanobium sp. NS01:
- the urtC gene encoding urea ABC transporter permease subunit UrtC: MKIFRKLLPWILLATAFFILPAILSDFRLNLFGRYFSLAITALAIDLIWGYTGLLSLGQGIFFALGGYAAAMYLTLNTEGEAGGNGIPKFFENYGVDQLPFFWQPFWSPVFTLIALWLIPAIIAGFVGYLIFRNRIKGVYFSIITQAALMVFFHFFNGQQKLINGTNGLKTSTAELFGQLVGSSDMQLLFYRLTVLLIPVAFLICRYFTNGRFGDALIAIRDDEQRLRFGGFNPVPFKTIVFVVAGALCGVSGALYTVQTGIVSPQFMTISTSIEMVIWVAVGGRGTLVGPIIGAILVNYLRSLVSEALPEFWLFVQGGLFIFVVVLMPDGIYGWFTGGGFSRLLAAFGIAPMARTYPQLDEEVAALEDIS; the protein is encoded by the coding sequence ATGAAGATCTTCCGAAAACTCCTGCCCTGGATCCTTCTGGCAACGGCATTCTTTATTCTGCCTGCCATTCTGAGTGACTTCAGACTCAACCTGTTTGGCCGCTACTTCTCGCTGGCAATCACGGCCCTTGCCATTGACCTGATCTGGGGATACACTGGCTTGTTAAGCCTTGGCCAAGGCATCTTCTTTGCTCTAGGTGGTTATGCCGCTGCCATGTATCTTACCCTCAACACAGAGGGTGAGGCAGGAGGCAATGGCATCCCAAAGTTCTTTGAGAACTATGGTGTTGATCAGTTGCCCTTCTTCTGGCAGCCGTTCTGGTCTCCTGTTTTTACCCTGATCGCCCTTTGGCTGATACCGGCCATCATCGCTGGTTTTGTTGGTTATCTGATCTTCAGGAATCGTATCAAGGGCGTCTACTTCTCAATCATCACGCAGGCTGCGTTGATGGTATTCTTCCACTTCTTTAATGGTCAACAGAAGTTGATCAATGGCACCAATGGTTTGAAAACAAGCACTGCAGAGCTGTTTGGACAGCTGGTGGGATCCAGTGATATGCAGCTGTTGTTCTACAGACTCACAGTGCTCCTGATCCCTGTTGCCTTCCTAATCTGCAGATATTTCACTAATGGCCGATTTGGTGATGCGTTGATTGCCATCCGAGACGATGAGCAAAGACTAAGATTTGGCGGCTTTAATCCGGTACCCTTCAAGACCATCGTGTTTGTTGTGGCTGGTGCTCTCTGTGGAGTCTCAGGAGCGCTCTACACCGTGCAGACGGGGATCGTTTCTCCCCAGTTCATGACCATTTCAACGTCCATTGAGATGGTCATCTGGGTTGCCGTCGGAGGCAGGGGAACTTTAGTGGGTCCGATTATTGGGGCGATCCTGGTTAATTACCTGAGAAGTCTGGTGAGTGAAGCCCTTCCTGAGTTCTGGTTGTTTGTGCAAGGTGGATTGTTCATCTTTGTGGTGGTCTTGATGCCTGATGGCATCTATGGATGGTTTACAGGTGGTGGCTTCAGCCGCCTTTTGGCTGCGTTCGGCATTGCACCGATGGCGCGTACCTATCCGCAGCTCGATGAAGAGGTGGCCGCTCTTGAAGATATCTCTTAA
- the urtA gene encoding urea ABC transporter substrate-binding protein has translation MVQHISRRLLAGIGASVVSVTLVACGGGGGDSAGDFDGEVKVGILHSLSGTMAISETTLKEVEEMAIKEINDAGGVKVGDKSYKIVAISEDGASDWPTFAEKSQKLIDSDNVAVVFGGWTSASRKAMLPVYEAKNHMLFYPIQYEGQECSRNIFYTGAVPNQQAEPAVDWLMKTYGDELGKKVYLVGSDYVYPRTANTIIKEQMKALGGEVVGEDYIPLGNTEVAPIIAKIKEAFPDGGIIINTLNGDSNVALFKQFKAAGIDPAKYPIMSFSIAEEEIRQIGPEYTTGTYATWNYFMSLDTPASKKFTEDFQAMYGEDRVVGDPAESAYNMVYLWKNAVEKAGTFEDLDKVRETMIGITFDAPQGEIKMFPNHHTSERVLIGEAMPDGQFKILQDSGKAIPPLPWNQFVPETKGYTCDWTQDRPDAGKFQM, from the coding sequence ATGGTCCAGCACATCTCAAGGCGGTTGCTTGCCGGAATCGGCGCTTCAGTGGTCAGCGTCACGCTTGTGGCCTGCGGCGGTGGCGGCGGCGATTCGGCGGGGGACTTTGACGGAGAAGTCAAAGTCGGCATCCTTCACTCTCTGAGTGGGACCATGGCCATCTCGGAAACGACCTTGAAAGAGGTCGAAGAGATGGCAATCAAGGAAATCAACGACGCAGGTGGCGTCAAAGTTGGAGATAAATCCTACAAGATTGTTGCCATCTCCGAGGATGGTGCCTCAGACTGGCCCACGTTTGCTGAGAAATCGCAGAAGCTGATCGACTCCGACAACGTCGCCGTTGTCTTTGGTGGCTGGACCTCCGCCAGCCGTAAGGCGATGCTGCCAGTGTACGAGGCCAAGAATCATATGCTTTTCTACCCCATTCAATATGAGGGTCAGGAATGCTCCAGAAATATCTTCTACACCGGTGCCGTCCCGAACCAGCAGGCTGAGCCTGCAGTGGACTGGCTGATGAAGACCTACGGCGACGAGCTGGGCAAGAAGGTCTACCTTGTTGGGTCTGACTACGTGTATCCACGTACGGCCAACACCATCATCAAGGAGCAGATGAAGGCTCTTGGCGGTGAAGTTGTTGGTGAGGATTACATCCCCCTGGGCAATACGGAGGTTGCTCCCATCATCGCCAAGATCAAGGAGGCGTTCCCTGATGGAGGCATCATCATCAACACCTTGAATGGTGACTCCAACGTTGCCCTCTTCAAGCAGTTCAAGGCCGCTGGCATTGACCCGGCTAAGTATCCAATCATGTCCTTCTCCATTGCGGAGGAAGAGATTCGTCAGATTGGTCCCGAGTACACCACCGGCACCTACGCAACCTGGAACTACTTCATGAGTCTGGATACTCCAGCCTCCAAGAAGTTCACCGAAGACTTCCAGGCCATGTATGGCGAAGACCGGGTTGTTGGCGACCCTGCAGAGTCGGCCTACAACATGGTTTACCTCTGGAAGAATGCTGTTGAGAAGGCGGGCACCTTCGAGGATCTCGACAAGGTCCGCGAGACCATGATCGGCATCACGTTCGATGCTCCCCAGGGCGAGATCAAGATGTTCCCCAACCACCACACCTCCGAGCGTGTGCTGATTGGCGAGGCCATGCCTGATGGCCAGTTCAAGATCCTGCAGGACAGTGGCAAGGCTATCCCCCCGCTGCCCTGGAACCAGTTCGTGCCTGAAACCAAGGGCTACACCTGCGACTGGACCCAGGATCGTCCCGACGCTGGAAAGTTCCAGATGTGA
- the urtB gene encoding urea ABC transporter permease subunit UrtB: MELFFSQILDGLSIGSVLLLAATGLAIVFGLMGVINLAHGEFMMLGAYVTYVVQSVFRPMGGLVFELYYPVALVFSFIVTALVGVLLERTLIRKLYGRPLETLLATWGVSLILIQLIRSISTAMLLGILLAVAIGYFASRMFTAKFGDRPFLPYITGLLWTAAVVIGLVSVNQFSVIRALASPWFGPRNIDVTAPKWLQGSWGEIAGIELPGLRIFIILLSALMLLATVWFLTKSAWGLRIRAVTQNRQMSNCLGIPTDRVDSITFGLGSGLAGVAGCAITLLGSVGPNLGAAYIVSCFMVIVLGGVGNLLGTVLASLMLGIIQSVVGSGSLLIVFPDMPAAAKGVVEFFATTSMSLVLVFIFIIVFLQFRPNGMFPQKGRSVDA, translated from the coding sequence TTGGAACTTTTCTTCTCTCAGATCCTAGATGGCCTAAGCATCGGCTCTGTGCTGTTGCTGGCGGCCACTGGGCTGGCCATTGTTTTTGGCTTGATGGGTGTGATTAATCTCGCCCACGGCGAGTTCATGATGCTTGGTGCCTATGTCACCTACGTGGTCCAATCGGTTTTCAGGCCGATGGGTGGCCTAGTCTTTGAACTCTACTATCCAGTTGCTCTCGTATTTTCCTTTATTGTCACGGCCCTTGTGGGTGTGCTTCTGGAGCGGACACTGATCCGCAAGCTCTATGGACGCCCCCTGGAAACACTGCTGGCCACATGGGGGGTGAGCCTGATCCTGATTCAGCTTATTCGAAGCATCTCCACGGCCATGTTGCTGGGCATTCTTCTGGCTGTTGCCATTGGCTACTTTGCCAGCCGAATGTTCACTGCGAAGTTTGGTGATCGTCCCTTTTTGCCATACATCACAGGGCTCCTGTGGACAGCTGCTGTTGTCATCGGTTTGGTCTCAGTGAATCAGTTCTCTGTGATCCGTGCTCTTGCCAGCCCCTGGTTTGGACCCAGAAATATTGATGTCACCGCTCCGAAGTGGCTGCAAGGAAGCTGGGGGGAAATTGCTGGGATTGAGCTCCCTGGCCTCAGGATCTTCATCATTCTCCTCTCTGCCTTGATGTTGCTGGCCACCGTTTGGTTCCTCACCAAGAGTGCCTGGGGTCTGCGTATTCGTGCCGTGACGCAGAATCGCCAGATGAGCAATTGCCTGGGCATCCCGACGGACCGCGTCGACAGCATCACCTTTGGCCTTGGATCTGGTCTGGCCGGAGTGGCGGGTTGTGCCATCACCCTGCTGGGATCTGTGGGTCCCAATCTCGGTGCTGCTTACATCGTGTCCTGCTTCATGGTGATTGTACTGGGAGGCGTGGGCAATCTGCTCGGCACCGTTTTGGCCTCCTTGATGCTGGGCATCATTCAGTCTGTGGTGGGCTCTGGTTCGCTTCTGATTGTTTTCCCAGACATGCCTGCAGCTGCTAAGGGAGTTGTGGAGTTCTTTGCCACCACCAGCATGTCGTTGGTTCTGGTGTTCATCTTCATCATTGTCTTCCTGCAGTTCCGGCCTAATGGGATGTTCCCTCAGAAGGGGCGCTCGGTTGATGCCTAA